The Silene latifolia isolate original U9 population chromosome Y, ASM4854445v1, whole genome shotgun sequence sequence AACCCTTGCCAATAGCACTAGTACACTAATGTCTCTTGTGCCTCATACCGCCACAATTAAAGAAAGATAACCCCAAGCTGCTGCCACCACCACCGCGGGCACGCCCATAAAAAGCTCCATCACTGAACCCCGATCCCGAAGAGTAAGCCCTCACCTGGTTATGGTTGCCGCttttgtaactagactgaccaccaccctcgctctcagccttcctcttctcaaaagctctctccctattctccttagccatctctaccaacctctcagctctcccagcacgcttgatgcgtgtcgttcaacaccaaaaataaatgccaacaagcccatactataaatagctagggaagtcgggtcgaatccacagagaggcttTTCTATTAACTGTAGTCTAATATGTCGGTCACAaactgggggttttgaatttgatgttctaactactaaagtttaaggggaagagaaaataagggtataagagaaaatagggagaaatgtaaataaactatcagataaagagagatatggCAGGATTTCGGTACGCCGTGTTCTACGCGATATCGGGATAACTAGGTCGACAAGTTTATTAGTAGGAAGGGCTaggttatctcctttcggtctcaaacccgactatacctttcggtctaaagtcgccctaaggtcatcctacttgactttcgccctcataggagtcaattatcagaactaaacaagtctacccttccaatctttcgatccaggtcgggggttaaCTAAACAAGCGGTTTCCTGCGTGCACTCATTTAACCGATCTACAAATAAATTGCTTAGATCTGGTTCCTACCGCATAACTACCTTAGTAGTCGTCCTAACATGCTTCTAACACGGTTTCCCTCATCCCGGCATAtaaagaaattagctatgcatgctaattatattaactaacaCAACTAATAACGAAATGCTAACGGAAAACATGATGTGACAATAGTATAAAGCAATAACGAGGTTAGGGCCGAAATTAATAATGAAACTAAAAGAGCAAATATAAAACATAAACAAGAGAAGAGATTAAGGGAAGGAATTATACTATAGTAGCAAATCCGGCATAAAGAACAACCAAATCCTAGATCGTAAAATTCCAAGCAGTGAACAGTAAACGCAGTAAAAATGTATATGGGAAAATGAATGATAGGTAAAAGATATTAACCTTATAACTCGTCTTTTTGTTTTTATAACAAAACTTCACGAGTAGTTTTATTAACCTACGGGTTTTAATAGCCCACGTAAaggagaacctctcgatcgagaggttaaggctctcgatcgagcacaggacaGCTCGATTGAGCACATggcaactcgatcgagggcttgacaattcgatcgagcacatgacagctcgatcgagggcttgtgTTCCTCTGTGTTCTCGATCGACAGccaaatgtggtcgatcgagatcTTCAGTCACTTCTCAGCTTCTGTAGTAGTCCTGACTtgcttaatttggttaactttcgtcttcacgcttccccatgcatgaGTCTTTCGTCCTCTTTTCCGTCCATCTTCCAGAGATGCTATCTCGAGGCCACAAAAGGTTGGTTTCCGCTACAAATCTGCAAAATATCAATAAAagcacaaagtagcctattcggggtataaagcgacataatatcactcaaatacatagaaatgcgtgccaaaagagaccgtaaaagtctatataatatgcaagcatcaaacttccccaaaccaaacctttgattgtccccaagcaaactaaatgcaactaaagtCCTAATGGAAAGGAGTAACTTTCAGAGCTAACTACTAGTCAATGCCAAACCGCTTTAATGCACAAAATCAACTAATGCCAAGCTGAAAGCaggtgaacaaatttatgcatatcatggaattacattggatgttcgaccttgcaagactcataaatttggactctcccggttcactcttctctcagcaaagcaaatggtaagtaaGAATATGTGTGCAGAGAAAGAAGAAATTGCAGACTCTCACCTAGATCATGACCAACACAACATGTAACGCTAACTAACATGAGTAATGATTCAGTCACCGTACACACGCAAAACCACCGTTCAAGGACTATCACGTGCCGAACAATTGcataatatggatatgtgaggctcaattggtaagaaggggcaaaacaaatatggaaatgtgaaggtaaaagCCGAGCTAGAACCTAACTAAGACCATAATAAAATACATCCCACTCTTCCAATCATATAAATAACTCAATGCCTTATAATTTGGCATATACAACGCAAGAATCCATAATGAATGTACCTCGTAAAGTATAAATAAGCACGAGAGGTATAAAATATTTTTcagccatttttttttttttcctttttttctcttttctttttacacggtttttttctttctttggctgatttttttctttttcttttttttttttcttttctcattaataCATACTCCAAGATAAGATATACGAGCCAAAATCCGATACATAACAATATATTCCAAAAACTACTAACTAGCTCAAGaagggtaggctaaatatagGTTGTAGTTTCGGGGCAAATcggatttggctaatgtggagctcatgggataaaatgagaaaggggaatatgcaatagttctcaaaacacgtaataccgaccacaaacccatgCGTGCGTGgcaaaaagaaatcaaaactcatataCATGCgatacaatgaaatgtggggagtaactactctcaattcctaggaaaactggtcatgaatgtcaccagttatggctctatatctcagaatatataggtagtttgccaaaattacgagtcaagtctaataatccgtagtaaattccacaacaaaatttgagaaatcacttttaattttCTTACAAGGCAGTTAtgaaaggcaaggaatggcatataaATGACTAGCAGTGCAAAGTCATCATTAAGGAACTCCAATCCGACTCtgctatatgcaaaagtaaacatgctatgttatatattttttatgttctgatgtttttttttttttttttttgatgtttgtATGAGAAACAAAAGCATAAAGTAGTAAAtatgaatgcaaaacaaaatgcaaatgcagacgcaaaaggatgcatataccctccccaaaccaaaacagacaaTGTCCTTATTGTCTTCACAACTAACTAACAGCAGCAAAATGGGAGATAGGGTACGCAAACCTAATACATGctcctaaaatacaataaataaatacaaagatgaaaaagaaaggaagacgGTACTCACAAGAcggcttccccaaaccagcaacaaactaggGGAACCTCTAATCGTCGTCTCCACTACCTCCTCCGCACTTTGGCGTATATGGGGGTCCCTCGCCTCCTCTCGGGCAGCCCGGCCGTGCCGCCCGCTCACCCACAACCGTaactctcgtgctaccggtgtctcctccacctcgtcctctgagtcagaagggagtggagggtacccaccctctgggtatcggtagaaggagggatgcggccacccctctggaattgGTCGCCGTGCTCGGAAGTAGTGACTAGCTGACTAGCCTGCTGACTCGGCTtaggtggcagcataccaggTGTCAGGAATCGAGGCGTGACTCCTCGATCCAGCATTGAAAAGGGCCTGGTAGGGGCAGGGGCAGCAGGTGTCACCTCTCCCACAGCCTTGGCTTTTGTAACCTCGATGGCGGCTGTGGGTTTCTCCGTCACTGGGGTAGAAGCAGCAGCCGAAGCTGCAGTGGTGGTAACCACCGGATTAACAACACCAACAGAAGAAACAGCCGTCTGAGCATTAGCAGCGGTCTCAGGTACGGTCTCAGTGACGGGGGTTTCTTTACTGGAATCCATAACTACAATAGCATCAagactaataattaaattacaatttcAATTGAAAAATTCGTCCTAAACAACCACATAAACCCTAAATCACAAAAAAGGGAATGTGGATTGCAATTAATTGAAAGAGAAGAGTAAGGTCGAACTTACTTGATGCTAGAATACCCACACAAGCTTAATTAATCGAAACAATAAGCACAAATTCGAAAAATTCGAATTGATAAACCCTAAAAACCCGAAAACTCTAATTAATCGAAAAAGATGGAGTTTGGGAGAGGGCTTTTGATTAATTAGGAATGGTAATTATATGGGTAATTTATTGTAGAAAGATTTTGGGCAAGAAAAACCAATTTTGCAAGGTAATTAATCGATTGAAAAATGCAGGAATGAAGGAATTGGGGTCGAGAAAATAAAGAAGACGATCGAGAAGAGAACTCCCTTTATATACCCGTTAAGCTTCTCGATCGAGATACAAgtttctcgatcgagagctttagctCTCAGATCCTCTTGATCGAGTTAattcatacctctcgatcgagaggtggctgTCCCTTGATCTTCCATTTCTCGATCGAGAACGGACtccctcgatcgagctctttttcttcaaaaatcctctcgatcgagagcttttcctgCTGGCACGCATTTTAATGTATTATCTTTTGAGTGCGGCTTTACActaaaattgacaaaaaatatCCCAAACTACCAGCAAATTGTCTACAGTCCACAATTGTCTTCTATGCTAAAATTGTCTATAGTCTAAGTGTCTAACGCaaataaagaagtttaaaaacaataaaagaaattcaaaaatctaTTGTCTATTACAATTTGCACGGGGTTGCAAACCCGGCTAATGCTCAATTAAGTCCTTCAGGCCTCTGCTAGGCCTCTGGCTAACGGAGTTACACTCAGCTGCGGTAACTTCCAACTTTCTTCTCCAAACATAAGTACCACTTTCCGACGAATGTCCCAACTTTATTTCTTCCGCCAGAATGCGTGTCATATTGCCACCATCGCCCTCTCCCATTCCAACATTGGAACTCGTTTCGCCTTGGTCAAGCGCCAAAGCTCCCCATCCAGGTCCTGTACAAGTAACAACAATAGCACGGTCCTCCTTATCGCTCTCATTCTGAGGCGGAGGTGTGAGTGTAGCAGGTAAAGTAACAACACGAGGGGGCTCAACATCAACAACGGGGATGGAAGGCGACTCAATCATGGGTGCCGTAACAACACCAACCGCAGGAATAGCATGACACTCCAAAACACGCATAGAACCCCTTTGAGTAACGGGTTTAGCAAAAACCAATTCCTCACCACCGACATTAAACGTAAGAGTGCGCAACCCGACATCTATAACCGCTTGCGCAGTGTGCAAGAACGGTCTTCCCAGAATAATTGGGGTGTGATTATCTTCGGGTATATCTAACACGACAAAATCGACAGGAATAAGAAatcttcctatttgcacaggaatatcttgCAGTACTCCTAAAGGTCGTGACAAGGTCCGATCAGCCATCTGGACCGTCATGTTGGTGCAATGGAATTTAGTGAATCCTAACCGTTTGGCCAAAGACAAGGGTAACACGCTAACACAACGCATTATCAATTAATTGAACTCCAATGTGACACGGTATCGAAAAACTTCCAGGGTCAGCAAGCTTAGGTGGGGTCCTATTTTGGAGGTGTGCAGAACACCCCTCCGTCAAAGCTGCTGTCTCAACATCATCTATGGTCCTTTTACGCATTAATACTTCTCGCATAAATTTTAGATATGAAGGTACCTTTTTTAGCAGCTCGATAAACGGAACACTTACGTTCAATCCTCGCACAAGTTTACCGAAACGTGCGAACTCAGGCTCCGTCTTCTTGACCCTCTTCAAGCGCCCTggatatggagcatcttcaataggAGCTCCGTTATGCGTGTCACGAATCAAAGCGTTATTAATCATACGCTTGCTCATTggcctcgatcgaccactttcatcaTCAGAATCTCTCGATCGATCAcaactttcactcgatcgagagacttcaccaacagcagtgctcgatcgagctacaaaagcctctcgatcgatctccatctctccattttctctcgatcgaggaacacaaacctctcgatcgagagctgtCGTACTGTCAGCAGCAGTAGCATTGGAATTCGTGCCAGAAACATCAGTACCAGCAATATCAGCATCAGAATAAGTCAGTCCGCTTCTCAATGTTATCATATTCAGCGTTTCTTTCCTCTTTTCAGATTGAGAAGGCAGCTGTCCGGGTTGCCTCGTGGATTGATTTGCGGCAACTTGAGCTATTTGGGACTCAAACAATTTGATAGTAGCATTGGTTGCTTGGTCCGACCTATTCACTTGTGTAGCGAGAGCTTGAATTATGGATTTCAGCTCTCCCACTTCTGAAATTCCTCCAGATGAAGAACTTCCTTGCTGCGGATTTGGAAATTGCGGGGGTTTTTGATAACTTTGCTTATGCGGTGGCACATTTTGACTCGACCAACGCAGATTTGGATGGACATACCCCGAATTATACCCTTGACGGTACTGCTGGAAAGAAAAGACTTGCTCTCTATCGGCAAAACAGTCAATAGGAACGTGCCCCAGCTCACCGCATCTCTCACAAAGATTCGTATCGTCTTTCTTTAGCATGTGAACCGTTTGTTGACTCCCTGGAGACTGCATCTCCAATTGGTCAAACCTAGCATTAAGCCTTTCGAACTTAGCATCCATATCCTCACATTCGACATTAGCTATCGTCCGTGAACCACTCTGCGGATTCCCATATTCTGCAGTGTGATTAGCTATCTCCTCAATAAGCTTccagcccttatcatcatcaacctcgcTACTGAATCTACCATTAGCCGCAGCATCTAAAAtggctctatgatcatcatacaacccattatagaattggttgcatAAAAACCACTGTTGGAATCCATGATGGGGTACCGATCTCACAGCTTTCTTAAAGAGGCACCATGCTTCAAACAGATTTTCAGAACCCGTCTGCTTGAAATTAGTAATCTGGGCCCTCAATGCATTGGTCCTTTGCGGAggaaagtacttcttatagaaggcTAGAGCTAAAGTAGTCCAATCCGTGATACCTGCTGCTTCTCTGTCCAGGTCCGTCAACCATTCCCTCGCATTATTggtcagagagaaaggaaagagaactTCCGTCATCTTGTCTTGGGTCACTCCCTTGGATGTAGGGATGGATGAACAATAATCAGCAAATCTTTCCATATGTTTCCTAGGATCCTCGCCCGGGACCCCCCGATACAAATTCCGTTCGACCAAATTGATGTAGGACGGCGAATGTCGAAGGTATTGCCGTCCTCATCGGTAAGCAATTTGAACCCCTTCGGAATATAGTCAGCAGTAGGCTCCGAatgactcgcgatattaggcattttgactGGAATAATAGTCTCACGAATAGAAGTTTCCTCAATAACCGAAATATCagaagtactcaagacttcctccCGACGAACTCTTTCTAACTCCCTCTTTCTGCGTAAAAAGGATCTTTCGGGTTCAGGATCAGCCTCAACTAATTCACCCCTACGAGACCTGCGCATACACAACTaaaaggaaataaataagagCAGCCTTAAGGAAATAAAATTCCTTAAGACAAGACAGAAATAAACAACACAGATAAAAATGAAAATTGCCTCccaggcaacggcgccaaaatttgatgcgtgtcgttcaacaccaaaaataaatgccaaAAAGCCTATAAtataaatagctagggaagtcgggtcgaatccacagagaggcttTTCTATTAACTGTAGTCTAATCTATCGGTCACAaactgggggttttgaatttgatgttctaactactaaagtttaaggggaagagaaaataagggtataagagaaaatagggagaaatgtaaataaactatcagataaagagagatatggCAGGATTTCGGTACGCCGTGTTCTACGCGCTATCGGGATAACTAGGTCGACAAGTTTATTAGTAGGAAGGGCTaggttatctcctttcggtctcaaacccgactatacctttcggtctaaagtcgccctaaggtcatcctacttgactttcgccctcataggagtcaattatcagaactaaacaagtctacccttccaatctttcgatccggtcggggttaactaaatgaCGGTCTCCTGCGTGCACTCATTTAACCGATCTACAAATAAATTGCTTAGATCTGGTTCCTACCGCATAACTACCTTAGTAGTCGTCGTAACATGCTTCTAACACGGTTTCCCTCATCCCGGCatataaagaaattagctacgcatgctaattatattaactaaTACAACTAATAACGAAATGCTAACGGAAAACATGATGTGACAATAGTATAAAGCAATAACGAGGTTAGGGCCGAAATTAATAATGAAACTAAAAGAGCAAATATAAAACATAAACAAGAGAAGAGATTAAGGGAAGGAATTATACTATAGtagcaaatccggcgtaaagaacaaccaaatcCTAGATCGTAAAATTCCAAGCAGTGAACAGTAAATGCAGTAAAAATGTATATGGGAAAATGAATGATAGGTAAAAGATATTAACCTAGTAACTCGTCTTTTTGTTTTTATAACAAAACTTCACGAGTACTTTTATTAACCTACGGGCTTTAATAGCCCACGTAAaggagaacctctcgatcgagaggttaaggctcacgatcgagcacaggacagctcgatcgagcacatggcaactcgatcgagggcttgacagttcgatcgagcacaggacagctcgatcgagggcttgtgTTCCTCTGTGTTCTCGATCGACAGccaaatgtggtcgatcgagatcttcagtcacttctcagcttccgtagtagtcctgacttgcttaatttggttaactttcgtCTTCAAGCTTCCCCATGCATGAGTCCTTCGTCCTCTTTTCCGTCCATTTTCCAGAGATGCTATCTCGAGGCCACAAAAGGTTGGTTTCCGCTACAAATTTGCAAAATAGCAATAAAGGCACAAAATAGCCTATTCGGAGTATAAAGCgacataatatcactcaaatacatagaaatgTGTGGCAAAAGAGACGgtaaaagtctatataatatgcacgcatcaacgctcatatacctccttaacatcaataaggactcctacaggcagcttctccatgatcctgggtgtcaaacccttctcaaacctcaatgccaagttttcctgactcagccccatatcctctgcgTACCTAGACTTCTTATTAAACTTGTGATAGTACTCAACTACTGTCATATCCATAGCCATCTTGAattcatcaaactcctccctcaacttaatacgaacatgttccggcacaaactctcgACGAATCGCCCTCTTGAACTCACTCCAAGGTATAGCAGACATCCTCTGTTTCACATATAGGTCTAAAGCACTCTCTCTAACCTTATCCCGCCACTCTCCGGCCGCATCTCTCAAGTAAaatgcagcttgttccactctaaagtcctgagggcaatgaaccacattaagtatattccccatctctctatgccaattatcaagcAAGATTGGTGCACCTGTACCcatgtactctttcgggttgaaACGAGTGATGTTGATACTCATTTTAGCAAAATCCACCCCAgcctccttatccttcccaaacttctttaaagCATCAGTGAGCGCGTCTTAGTGCTCTAGTatcttaactatctcatcaatGCTCATATTCTCAGCCCTGGCATACAACGCATTTCTCTTTGGTGGCATCttgaactatataagagaaaaggtaaacataaacacacatcccacaactcaaacacgtatatgacctgagcagaacctactcgatcgagcatcacaacctactcgatcgagttgaggccacttgatcaagttgcccacttactcgatcgagtgcctcgactccagaacctgaccagaaagcctCTCAAAACTCACTCGATTGAGCCtccgacatactcgatcgagttgaccccactcgatcgattgcccctacctactcgatcgagtgcccaaaaactgcACACTGCTCATAAACGAAaaataacccactcgatcgagtcactcacctactcgatcgagtgcccctcactcgatcgagtcatgctgacttgtacactacccgcatgctcaactcaacACTTTCCaaccaactatatatatatatatatatatatatatatatatatatatatatatatatatatatatatatatataaaaacgaCAAACATACTATATATATACAACAAACGACATCCTACTTCATATGTTTCTAACAAGCCACATTAGAAATCGTCTATCATGCAATTCCGTTATTCAATCAACATACATATTCATATTACTCATCATCTTTCACCACAAcatctcctatcctccacatgcattcatccaccgaTTCACACAATACACTTCTATATTAGATATGCAATTTACATagataaacacataacgatcccaagacacaccccatagtgaccggttcaaagttgtagggcgagatcgcaactttaggacgtctcccaagtctttgcattagctcctaacaactcctacccgggttcttTTTATTTtaactccctaagttcattgggttcattagttacaggttctaaaatcgtcgctctgataccactttgtaacacccccatactccaagtgccttaacaggaccacttaaggtatatgaatgctaccatctcggttacccgagacaatgt is a genomic window containing:
- the LOC141632898 gene encoding uncharacterized protein LOC141632898 yields the protein MTEVLFPFSLTNNAREWLTDLDREAAGITDWTTLALAFYKKYFPPQRTNALRAQITNFKQTGSENLFEAWCLFKKAVRSVPHHGFQQWFLCNQFYNGLYDDHRAILDAAANGRFSSEVDDDKGWKLIEEIANHTAEYGNPQSGSRTIANVECEDMDAKFERLNARFDQLEMQSPGSQQTVHMLKKDDTNLCERCGELGHVPIDCFADREQVFSFQQYRQGYNSGYVHPNLRWSSQNVPPHKQSYQKPPQFPNPQQGSSSSGGISEVGELKSIIQALATQVNRSDQATNATIKLFESQIAQVAANQSTRQPGQLPSQSEKRKETLNMITLRSGLTYSDADIAGTDVSGTNSNATAADRRLKRVKKTEPEFARFGKLVRGLNVSVPFIELLKKVPSYLKFMREVLMRKRTIDDVETAALTEGCSAHLQNRTPPKLADPGSFSIPCHIGVQLIDNALC